The nucleotide window GCGCTCGCCCAGCAGGACCTGAAACGGATCGTCGCCTACTCGTCGATCTCGTCGATGGGCTTCGTCATCCTGGGGCTGGTCGCCTACACCGAGTACGGCCTCGGCGGGGCGACCTTCCAGATGCTCTCACACGGCCTGCTCTCGGGCCTGCTGTTCGCCTGCGTCGGCGTCATCTACAACACGACGCACACGCGGATGGTCGGGGACATGTCCGGGCTCGCCGATCGCATGCCCGTCACCACCGGGATGTTCGTCGCCGGATCGTTCGGCTACATGGGGCTGCCGTTCATGGCCGGCTTCATGGGTGAGTACTTCATCTTCCAGGGCTCGTTCGCCGCCGACTTCGCCGGCTCGATGGTGTTCACGGCGGTCGCGATGTTCGGCATCGTCATCGTCGCGGGCTACTTCCTCTACGCGATGCAGCGGACGCTGTTCGGCGAGTACCGCCTCGAAACCGACTACACGGTCGGGCGGGCGGCCGTCCACGACATCGTGCCGCTGGCGGTGCTGGTCGTACTCGTCATCGTGCTCGGCACCGCGCCGAACATCTTCTTCGACATGATCACCGATGCGGTCGGGCCGATGCTGGGAGGTGGGCTGTAGATGGCACCCCTCCCCGATTGGACGGCGGCCGCACCGGCCATCCTGCTCGGGCTGACGGCGATCGCACTGCTGATCATCGACAGCATCAGTCCGCGCTCGAAGAACCGAAACCTGCTTGCGGGCACGACGCTCGTGGGGACGCTGGCGGCGCTCGCGGCGGCGGTCGGACTGCTCGTCACCGGGACGGGCACGAACGGTGGCGTCGCCATCTACGGCGGCCAGATCGTCGTCGACGGGATGAGCCTGTTCTTCACGATCATCTTCACGAGCGTCGCGGCGCTCGTCACGCTCGCGAGCTACGACTACCTCGCCGGTGAGACCGAACAGGCCGAATACTACGCGCTCGTGATGCTCGCGACGACCGGGATGGCGATGATGGCCTCTGCCGGCAGTCTCGCGCTCGTCTTCGTGAGTTTCGAGCTGCTTTCGCTGCCCTCCTACGCGCTCGTCGCGTTCCTGAAGGACAATCGTGGTAGCGTCGAGGCCAGTCTGAAATATCTCCTCGTCGGCGCGCTGTCGTCGGCGATCCTGCTCTACGGCATCAGCCTCATCTACGGCGTCACCGGCGGGCTGTCGTTCGAGACGATCGCCGCGAACATCCAGAACAGCGGTCTCACGGGTATGCTCGGCATCGGCGTGCTGATGGTGCTCGGCGGGTTCGCGTTCAAGACCGCGAGTGTGCCGTTCCACTTCTGGGCACCGGAGGCCTACGAGGGCGCTCCGGGACCGATCTCAGCGTTCCTCTCCTCGGCGTCGAAGGCCGCCGGGTTCGTCGTCGCCTTCCGCGTCTTCACCGTCGCGTTCGGGCTCGACATCGTCTCCAGCGTCGACTGGGTGCTCGCCTTCCAGGTGCTCGCGATCGTCACGATGACGCTCGGTAACTTCGCCGCCGCGACACAGGACAACGTCAAGCGGATGCTCGCGTACTCCTCGGTCGGCCAGGCGGGCTACGTGCTCATCGGACTGGCCGCCCTCGGTGGCGGGCAGGACGCGCTCGTGTTGGGCATGAGTATGACCCACCTGCTGGTCTACGGGTTCATGAACACCGGGGCCTTCCTGTTCATCGCGCTCGCCGAACACTGGGACATCGGCCGGACGTTCGCCGACTACAACGGACTCGGTTCGCAGGCACCGATCGCCTGTGCCGCGATGTCGGTGTTCATGCTGAGCCTCGCCGGCATCCCGCTCGGCGGCGGGTTCCTCTCGAAGTACTTCCTGTTCGGCGCGGCTGTCGGCGCGGGCTTCTGGTGGCTCGCGGCCATCGCGATCGTCAACAGCGTGCTCTCGCTGTACTACTATCTGCGCGTGGTGCGCGCGATGTGGTTCGAGGAGTCGAACGGCGATCGCACGATCGAGGGCTACCCGCTCGGTCTCTACACTGCCGTCATCGCCGCCGCAGTCGTCACGGTGCTGCTGATCCCGGCGTTCAACTTCGTCGCCGATCCGGCGGTCGACGCGGCTGCGGCACTGTT belongs to Halococcus qingdaonensis and includes:
- a CDS encoding NADH-quinone oxidoreductase subunit N, which produces MAPLPDWTAAAPAILLGLTAIALLIIDSISPRSKNRNLLAGTTLVGTLAALAAAVGLLVTGTGTNGGVAIYGGQIVVDGMSLFFTIIFTSVAALVTLASYDYLAGETEQAEYYALVMLATTGMAMMASAGSLALVFVSFELLSLPSYALVAFLKDNRGSVEASLKYLLVGALSSAILLYGISLIYGVTGGLSFETIAANIQNSGLTGMLGIGVLMVLGGFAFKTASVPFHFWAPEAYEGAPGPISAFLSSASKAAGFVVAFRVFTVAFGLDIVSSVDWVLAFQVLAIVTMTLGNFAAATQDNVKRMLAYSSVGQAGYVLIGLAALGGGQDALVLGMSMTHLLVYGFMNTGAFLFIALAEHWDIGRTFADYNGLGSQAPIACAAMSVFMLSLAGIPLGGGFLSKYFLFGAAVGAGFWWLAAIAIVNSVLSLYYYLRVVRAMWFEESNGDRTIEGYPLGLYTAVIAAAVVTVLLIPAFNFVADPAVDAAAALF